Part of the Bacteroidota bacterium genome is shown below.
AAACCATTCGGCATGAAAGGCAGGAATATCGGTAGAGCGGCTTGCTGATATAATAAGTGGAGCAATCCCTTCCACTACACCCTTACTTTCGGTCTTTAATTTTATCTTTTCCCATGCCATTGCCATAATTTCAAAATTACTCCTTTTTAGAAATAATATGAAATCATGCCTATATTACAATTAAGACAGTTAAAGGATGATTCTTTAAAATCAAACCAATACAACTTCACCCCGCAAAACGGAATAAAGTCATATTATTAATTAAAAAATTCATGGATAGGTACTAGGCAAATCTCTCTGGATTTGTGCAGCAAACTTAGACAAATCGGCCTGTGAAAATCATGATGCTGATCATGATTAACAAATCAATAACAACCTGATATTACATCAGTTAATAAACACTTTATTTATTACAGTTGACAAGATAAGCAGCAGTAAAACCACAAATATTATTACCCAAATATAAAAAGGGGAAGTTCCTTTCTCTTTTTCACTTACCAGACCCTCAATATCGCCGGCATCGCACCACTCACACTTACTCTCCTCCCAAACCGGAGTATAGTCTTTTAGGTTTTTCTTTTGAAGTTGGGCAAAAGAGTAAGGACCTTTTTTCTTACTGTCTTTTGCATAGTAATATTGTGAAGGCTTTTTATTCCTCATTTCTATATCTTCATTAAATCGTCTACCACCGAAAGAAGAATATAAACTATGATAATATAAGGAATTGCCACTAACTGAAATACCGATATCAGAACTAATGATATAGCCACAAAAATCCACCTGATCTTATTATCCTGCCAGTTCCACACCTTAAATTTCATCGCAAAAAGTGGTAACTCAGCAACTAAAGCATATGACGCCAAAACAGTTATCAAATACAAAACCCACGGTGTGGCCACCATATTTTCTATCATTTCATCCTGCTTAAGCACAGAAATTAAAAAAATCGACAATACAAAAAGTGTAATTGCCGGTGTAGGCACTCCTATAAAGGAAGAAGTCTGACGTGTATCAATATTAAATTTAGCCAGGCGCAGGGCCGAAAACAAAGTGATCAAAAAACCCGGCAAAGCATATACTGTATCGCTATGCAACAAAATATTTAAGTTTTCATTAGAGTAGAAAACAACATCGGCTACATCGTTATTTGCGAGTTTTAACATTTCGAACATGGCCATTCCCGGTACCACACCAAAGGAAACCATATCGGCCAAAGAGTCCATCTGCTTTCCAAGTTCTCCGCTAACCCCAAGCAAGCGGGCTATCATCCCATCGAAAAAGTCGAAAAAAGCCCCCAGAAAAACAAAAGCCCCGGCCCATACGTAATATCCGTTTAAAATTAATAAAACGGCCATCAGGCCCGAAAATAAATTCCCTAAGGTTAAAATATTTGGTATATGTTTCTTCACTGACATTTCTCTTTTATCTTTTATCTTTTATCTTTCCTGCCTGACTGCGCCACGCAGGCAGGTATCTTTCCTCTTTCTTCTTTTATCTTTTATCTTTTATCTTAAAAATACAAATGTATGAAAAGAATCTCTACAAAAAATTTTGTTCTGAAAGCACAAATCCAAAACTTTGTAATTACTTTTACATATCATTAAATCATAAACCTATGAACTACAAAGAACTTTGCCACAAAGTAATAGGGATTGCTAAAGAAGCCGGCACCTTTATGAAAAAAGAACAGGAGAGCTTTTCCGAATCAAAAGTTGAAGAAAAAAGCATTAACTCTTTGGTTTCATACGTTGATAAAACGGCAGAGAAAATGATTGTTGAAGCCTTAACGCAATTCCTGCCCGAAGGCGGTTATATTGCCGAGGAAGGAACATCAGATAAAAAAGGAGAAACATATAACTGGATTATCGACCCTCTGGACGGCACTACAAACTATATTCACGGCTTGCCTACATACGCAGTTTCGATAGCTCTTATGAAAGACTCGAAAATGGTTCTTGGTGTAGTTTATGAAGTTGGAATGGATGAATGTTTCTATGCTTATGGCGATGGCAAAGCTTATCTTAACGGAAAAGAAATCAATGTAAAAAACAATCCTAAGTTGAAAGACTCATTAATTGCTACAGGATTTCCATACTACGATTTTAGCAGAAATACTGCTTTTTACAACACCCTGATGGCATTAACTTCGAAAACAAGGGGAATGAGAAGATTAGGTACTGCCGCCACAGATTTGGTTTATGTTGCATGCGGCAGGTTCGATGCTTTTTACGAATATAGCTTAAGTCCCTGGGATGTTGCAGCCGGATCATTTATAGTAGAACAGGCAGGCGGAAAAGTAACTGACTTTAACGGCGGAGATAACTGGTTGTTTGGAAAAGAAATTATCGCATCAAGCTCTTCTTTATATCCTGACTTTTCGAAGATAGTCATCGATGAATTTAACCAGGACTACAACAGTGGAGATATACTGCTTTAATGTATAATGATGAATTAATAATGATTAACTAATCGTTCTAAAAAAATAAATGCTTTTTGGAAACAAAAAATATATATCTCATAAGTGGAATGGGTGCCAATGAAAAAGTATTTGAGCGCCTCAACCTCGATGGTTACAACTTAAACTTTATTGATTGGATTATTCCTCACAAAAACGAAGCTATAGAAGACTACGCCAAAAGAATGTCAAAAAATATCGATACCCGCGGGGAAGTTATATTGATTGGTTTATCCTTTGGAGGTATCATGGTTCAGGAGATAGCTAAACTTATTGAAACAAATAAAATTGTAATAATATCATCGATAAAGAATAGGAACGAGCTTCCTGCACTTTACAAAATATCTTCAACACTAAAACTTCATAAGCTTATACCTTCATTTTTCTTTCATAATACAAAAATTTTAAGTAAATTATTGTTCGGAAAAAACAGTGAATCACTAATCAGAATTATGGAGCGTTTCTTTACGATGAGAGATATCAGATACAGCAAATGGGCAATGGATATTGTAGTAAACTGGAAAGAATCATCGCTTACAACAGACCTTTTACATATTCATGGAACAAAAGACACGGTATTTCCGGCTAAACATATCAATAATGCTATTTTTGTAGAAGACGGAACTCATTTAATGATCTTCAACAAGGCAACTACAGTGAGTAAACACATTTTAAACTTCCTGAAAAAACAAGATTAACAAATGCAAATAAAGAAAACACATATAGAAGGTTTATTAGAAATAACACCCAAGGTATTTGAAGACGACAGAGGCTATTTTTATGAGAGCTACAATAAACTGGCCTACATGAAAGAAGGTATTGACTACAACTTTATTCAGGACAACCAGTCTCTATCGCAAAAAGGTGTTCTTAGAGGATTACATTTTCAAAACCCTCCTTATGCACAGGGTAAACTGGTAAGGGTAATAAAAGGAGCCGTTATTGATGTTGCTGTTGATCTCAGAAAAAATTCACCTACTTACGGTAAATACCACAAAGTACTGTTAACCGAAGGCAACAAACGCATGTTCTGGATACCTCCCGGATTTGCACATGGTTTCCTCACTCTGGAAGATGATACCATATTTGCTTATAAAGTAACCAATATCTACCATAAGGAATCAGAAGCCTGCATAAAATGGGATGATTACGATTTAAATATTGAATGGGATATCCCGGAGGAAATCACACCAATAGTTTCTGAGAAAGACGAAGAAGGAGTATCTTTTAAAAATTACAAATCTGAATTTAATATAGTTATCAACTAAACGTGTTTATATATCAACAATTCTTGAAATAGAAAAAAATATTAACTTAATTGCAACCGAATTAATAAACGATAAGCCATGAAGAAGGTATTCAGTGTTGCAGCGATGGTGGTGTTGGCTTTTGCTGTAGGAAAATTATTTGTTTTCTCAGTTCCTGAGGAAAAAGAAAACGATGATACAAATCAAAAAAACATTAGCAACGAGTATAGGGTCTACGCTCTGAACTTACCTAAGGAAGCGTACTTTGCCGGTGAACAAACACCTCTGGACATTCCGGATGTAAAAGAACGTTTAGACAGGGAACTCTTAGTTAATACATATTGGCAATCGCAAGGATTACTTTTTTTCAAGCGTGCCAACAAATACTTCCCGACTATTGAAAAAATTCTAAAAGAAAAAGGCGTTCCTAATGATTTTAAATATCTGGCGCTAATTGAAAGTGGGCTTCAAAATGTAACATCACCTGCCGGAGCAAAAGGTTTTTGGCAATTGATGCCTAAGACAGCCCGGGAACAAGGATTGGAAGTTAATTCGAATGTTGACGAAAGGTATGATGTTAAAAAATCAACCGAGGTTGCCTGCGATTACCTTTTAAAAGCAAAGGAAAAATTTGGATCCTGGACTTTAGCTGCAGCATCCTACAATATGGGAATCTACGGTGTAAGCAAACAACTGAAAAGACAAAAAGTAGGCACCTATTACGATCTCCTGCTGGGAGAAGAAACAGGTCGTTATGTTTTTAGGATTTTGGCAATTAAAAAGATTTATGAAGATCCAAAAAAATACGGCTTTCATTTCAGAGAAAAAGACCTTTATACAATGCCCGAAACAAAGTTGATTGAGATTGATACTGCTATAAATAATCTGGCTGATTTTGCCATCACTCAGGGGGTTAACTATAAAGAGCTTAAAATGTATAACCCATGGCTAAGGGAAATTAATCTGAATAATAATTCCCGAAAAAAATACACTATAGAAATTCCGGTAGAATAATACCAATTTGAATTCAAAATGGTATAAAACGGATTTCATAAAATATAAATGCCGCAATAAAGATTTTATTGCGGCATTTATATTTTCAGACTAATCAGAGCTGATAAGCAATCAACATTAACAAGCCGGCAAACTCACCGGTACATTTACTGCCAATCCTCCCTCAGAAGTTTCTTTGTATTTTGAGTTCATATCCCTAGATGTTTCCCACATAGTTTTTATAACCTTATCCAAAGGAACTTTTGTTTCGGATGGCACTGTATTCAATGCCAATTGCGATGCGGTTATTGCCTTAATTGCCCCCATGGAGTTTCGTTCGATACACGGTATTTGCACCAAACCTCCAATCGGATCGCATGTTAAGCCCAAATGATGTTCCATGGCTATTTCTGCTGCTACCATTGCCTGCTCCGGACTTCCTCCCATTGCTTCTGTCAATGCTGCAGCTGCCATTGCCGAGGACACGCCTATCTCGGCCTGACATCCCCCCATAGCTGCCGAAATTGTAGCTCCTTTCTTAAATATACTCCCTATTTCGCCGGCAACTAAAAGAAACCTGACAATGTCACCATCTGTTGCATTCTTGTTTACTCCGGTTAAATAATACATCAAAACAGAAGGTATAACACCGGAAGAACCGTTGGTAGGAGAAGTAACTACCCTTCCCAATGCTGCATTTACTTCGTTTACGGCAATAGCAAATACACTTATCCAGTTGAAAATATTCTTATTATCGCTTTCCTTTTTCGAAATTGCATCCATCCACTCTTCTCTTGTGGAATATTTCTCTTTTCCTATAAGTGAATTAAACAGTACTGCCGCTCTTCGTGTAACATTAAGTCCTCCGGGCAAAGTTCCCTTAGTATGGCAGCCATCGTATACACAGTCCTGCATAACCGACCAAACTCTCAACAACTCCTTATAAACAACATCTTTTGACCGCCAGGTCAGCTCATTTCTCAATACGATCTCAGATATTGACTCATCATTATTATTACAATGATCCAATAAGTCCTGAGCTTCTTTTATAGGAAATGGCAATTCTCTTACTTCATCAACCTGCTTTTCATCCTCCTTTACAACGAAACCACCTCCGATTGAGTAAAAATAACTCTCGGAAGATTCTTTGTCATAATAAGCCGTGAATTTCATGCCATTAGGATGAAACTTTAGAAACTCCCTGTTAAATATAATATCCGTTTCAAAGTCAAACTCAATCTTCTTTCTCCCTCCCAGATTCAGTGTCTTTTCCTTTTTAATTTCATTTATTATATCCTCAATTTCATTTGTAGGAACAGTTTCCGGATCTTCTCCATTCAGTCCTAAAACCGTTGCCACATCAGTTGCATGCCCCCTACCTGTAAGCGATAAAGAACCGTAAAGCTCTACTTTGACTCTAGAAACTTTTAAGAAGATATATTCTGCCTCCAACTCCGCGATCCATCTTTCGGCAGCTCTCCAAGGCCCTAAAGTATGTGAACTAGAAGGTCCTACCCCTATCTTCAACATATCAAAAACACTAATACTCTCCATTACTAATATTAATATTATTAAAACTTCATTTAATACAGGCGTCCCAAACCGGATCTTGTGGTGTGGCCGCAATCAACGATATTATTTCCTTCTTCACAGGGTGAATAAACTCAATCTGTCGGGCGTGAAGGTGAACTGACAGATCCTTATTAGCTCTTTTGAAACCGTATTTAACATCTCCCTTTATCGGGAAACCTATTTTCGACAATTGACACCTAATTTGGTGATGCCTTCCGGTCTTTAAGTTAATTTCCAGAAGCTGATACTTATCCAACTCCCTTTCTATTTTATAATGTAAGATCGCTTCCTTGCTATTCGGAACTGCTTTATCGTTTGCATACGATTTATTCTGCTTTGGATTTCTAACCAAATAATGAATCAGTTCCCCTTCTTTATTCAGATGCCTTTTATCAACAATTGCCCAATATGTCTTTTTTATTTCGTGGTTTTGAAGCATTTTATTAAGACGGGTCAAAGCCTTATCAGTCCGCGCAAAAATAACAGCACCACTGGTAACCCTGTCAATTCTATGTACTACTCCCAAATAAACTTTCCCGGGCTTATCGTACTTATCCTTAATATACTCCTTAACAACATCGCTTAAAGGTTTATCGCCGGTTTTATCTCCCTGTACAATATCACCCGGACGTTTATTAACGACTACAATATGATTGTCTTCGTAAATCACCTGTAAGTTTTTCTTGTGACTCCTATGCATCTTCACATTTTCTTGCAAAGGTAGAACAAGAAGTGTTAGTTACAAACTGTAAGATACTAAGTTTTTAACGGGAGTAATAATTGCAAATTAATCAGAAGCATAAGCGATTAACCTTTCGTTGTGAGAAACAACTTTGTAATATAACAATTATTACCAATCGCTCCTTGAAAATAATTTAAAAAATAAGCTTAAGTTTTTAACCAATTCTTAATAAGTAATATTCGGAAATAAGAAGTCATTTTTATACTTTTAAAAAACTAACTAATCTCACATGCCTATGACACCATTAAGATCTAAAACAGCAATTGAACCTCATAAAATTTTCGTTCTCGATACCTCTGTAATTATTTTTGATCACGATTCTATTTTAAATTTTGAGGAAAATGATGTTGCTATACCAATTACAGTACTGGAAGAGTTAGATGAATTTAAGAAGGGTAGAGACACTAAAAACTATGCTGCCAGAGAGTTTATCCGATTTTTAGACAAAATTGCCGACACGCATTCACTACAAGAGTGGATAGATATTCCCGGTGAAGACAAAGGAGCCTTCAAAATAATAATGAACGGCAACAAATCTTCGGTTGATGCAAACGAAGTATACGCTGAAGAAAAAATGGATCACCGGATATTAAATGCAGCCCTCTCTCTTCAGGAACAGGAACCGGAAAAGAAAGTGATTTTGGTTTCAAAGGATATAAACCTAAGATTAAAGGCAAAAGCCCTGAACCTTCATGCCGAAGATTACGAAACAGGGAAAGTTCATGAGGTAGATAAATTATTGCATGGGGTACAAAAGGTTGTGGATGTAACCCATGATCAAATTGTTGTTCTTCACTCAAAAAAATATGTTGAAGAAGACCTGTTCCCCGAAATAGAAACCCCTCTGGCTAACGGATATTATATTTTTCAAAGTCCGGAAAGTTCTGCCTTAGCATACTTTAACCCATTTACTAAAAAATATGAAAAAGTGGACAAGAAGATGTGTTATGGAATAAAGCCTCACAACGCAGAACAAACCTTTGCTCTTCACGCATTACTTAAAGATGAGGTAAAACTGGTAGCTCTACAGGGAGTTGCGGGTACAGGAAAAACATTACTGGCACTTGCAGGTGCATTAGAACAGAGAAGAAATTTTAAACAGGTATATCTGGCAAGACCTATTGTTCCGCTTAGCAATAAAGACATTGGTTTTTTACCCGGCGATATTAAATCAAAGATCAATCCATACATGGAGCCTTTATGGGATAATTTAAAAGTTATTAAAAATCAATACGGCGAACATGACAAGGAGTTCAAGCAAATAAGTAATATGTTAGAAACAGAGAAATTAGTCATTGCTCCTCTGGCATATATTAGGGGAAGGAGTCTGGCTGAAGTTATTTTTATTGTTGACGAAGCTCAAAATCTGACTCCTCATGAAATTAAAACCATAATTACAAGAGCCGGAGAGAATGCCAAATTTATATTTACCGGAGATGTTAAACAGATAGACACTCCATATCTTGATGACAAATCTAATGGTTTATCTTATCTGGTTGATAAACTTTCGGGCAATGAACTTTTCGCTCATGTAGAATTAATAAAAGGTGAGCGTTCTGCACTTGCCAATCTGGCAAACGATCTTTTATAAAAATACCAAATAAACAATGAAATGCACTATATCTTTTTCGCCTAATCCATTTTTATTTCATTTAAAAATGCTTCCGTAGCTCTGCTATGCAATAATTTTTAAATTCGTAAAAAAGAATTATACTTCAAAGCTAACAGCGCATTCCATAATTTAATTGGTATAAAACCACATCAATACAATACCTATATAAAAAAGGGAGCAAATCATATCTGGCTCCCTTTTTTATTAATTCATAATCACCTGAAAAAAAATCAGGCAATCCGATTGTTTACTGACGTATTTGGAATAATATTATTTTGTAATAGCCTTAACTACCCACAAAATCAAATAAAGTACAACACCAGTACCATAAGCAAGTACTAAAACAGCAAAAATTATTCTAAATATTAGCGGATCTACATTAAATTTACTACCCAACCAATCGCATACTCCTAAAATCATATTCTATTCTTTAATTATTATGACACAACAAGGTACAAATTATTTACTTACTCAGCCAATACTATTTTAGCTGATTTCAACAGAGCTTTATTTATCTCTCTATTCATATTTTGATTGAAATCGTCGTACTGCAACTTTATCCTGTTATTTCCTTTTTCTAAATTAACTTCAATAACATTCGACCATCCAAATTCGCTCCAGTTATCTTCGCCTCTCTGCGGCATCACTACTGCAGCAATATATTCATCGTTTAAATAAAGTGATCTAAGCGCACATTTATTCTCAGTATTAATAGGTCCGCTTCCGTTTGCATATTCAAATGTCACAAAGTATTTTCCCTCTTTTAATACATTAAATTCTGTATAAATCTGATTGTTTTCTATCTGTGTCAAAACCAGTGACTCTACATCTTTAGCTGAAGTTTTTTCAAACTTCCCTACCGGGATAGTTACTGAAAATGAATTTTCAAATTCTACCGGCTCACTCAAAAACGACTCATTTCCAATTTTATCGATAGCCTTTACCTGATAACTTTCAAACGCCCCGTCAACTAATCGATTATACTGAGTATCGTCAGTTTGAATTTTCAACACTCCATTTCGATAAATTTGATATGAAATTGCATTCTCGGTTGCTTCCCACTTTAATATATCTCCCTCAACTTTCAACACAGGAGTTTCAGGAGAGAATTTATTCTCCACCAGATTGATCTTAGAATTCTGGTTCAATTGTCCGTTCATCACAATTTCAATATTGTGTTCTCCTTCAAGCGTAGCATCAACATAAGGATCCTGTTCTTCTCCATCAATCCTGAATGATGCAATTTTATTTCCAAAACCACTTATTTTAATATTTAAGATTGAGTTTCGGTACTTATAATTTTTCAACTCCAGGTTTCCTCCATAAGCTGAAGGTATCAAAGGATCAAAACTAATGGAGTTAGCGTTATATTCTATTCCAAAAAGAATCTTGTAATAGTTTGACAATTGTGCGGCTACAGACCATAACATATTATGGGAGTTCATAGCCTCCACATCTGTTTGCTCCCAGTCTCCGGTTTCTGCAACATAATTTTCATAGTTTGTAAGAAATAAACCCGCCGACCTGAATAGTGATGCCATCCCAAATTCAACGGCCTTTTCATTATGAACTTTCTTTGCAGCCAAATTCCAATACCCTTGAACAAAAGGCCAAATTCCATTATTATGATAAGGATGAATATTCGGAATTTGAGGATAAAAAACAGGTGTTCCCCATTTTACAACAGGAAAACTTTCGATCATTTTTTTAGCTCTTTCGTCAGAAGCTATCCCAAAACGAACCATGTGCGATGCACCTAAAGCTTCTGCTTTCGGCGATAAGCTCAAGTAATTTCTACCATAAAGAAAATTTCCGTAATAGCCTTTAGATTCAATCCAGAATTGATCATTAAGAGCCTTTTTTATATTCCTGGCCAACACCTCATATTCGCCGGCATCCTCACCCAACAGATGACTTATTTCGCTCAACACCATTAAAGCACGATAATGCACTGCAATCGTACCTAAATTCTCGGAATTATAAATATCAACCGGCTGCATCCAGCGCGGATATGATTGCTCCCTCCAATCAATAAACGAAGACTCTCCCTTTGTTAATCCGTCTTTTGTGAAAGCAACTTTTATATCGTCATCTAATGAGTTTTTTATAATAATATAAATCTGATTTAGCCATTCTCTGTCTCCGGTAATTTTATAAAGATGCCATGCTGCCGGAGCCCAAATCATTCTGTCGGTTGACACAGGCCAGGCTCCACCTGTTCCGGTATCCTGAATTATTCTATTGTCATCAACTTTTTTTAGAAGACCTTTTTTCACTACTTCCGGATGAGTAACAGATAAACTCAACATTGATGCATAACTCAAATCACGGGTCCATACTCCTCCCCATTTTGCTCCTGTATCAAAATAACCATCAGAGGTAACCAGGTTTTCAGACTCTTCCAAAGCCATATTATATAAAGCATTCAACAGTCGTGAATCTGATGAAAATTGAGGGAACTTTGATATATCTCTTTTTAATTTCCATGTCATGGATGTATCAATTCCAACCTTCGAAAGCACCTGATAATCAGACCTGATCTCAATATCAGAAATTGCTTCTGCTTCAAATTCTCCTTGATGTACAAAATCTTTACCAACAGTGTAATCGTCCGACTGATACAGTACCTCATTACTGTCTATTTCGCAGGAAGTGAACATTCCTATCAGACCTAACACATAAACTATTTTCCTCATTTCAGTTTTTATTAGTTACTTACACAAAAATACTATTCATTCTACTACTTTTGCAATCAATATTAAATAATAACACCAAATGAGCATTATAAATTTATTTAACACTCATTTGAAATTACAATTGGTATAAACTTCAGATCAGATGATATATTTAGACAATGCTTCTACAACAAAACTAAATAACAAGGTGTTAAATACAATGACCAAGGCTTTGGAGGAGATTTATGGCAACCCTTCATCAACCCATTCTTTAGGCAGAAAAGCAAAAGTTGCAGTAGAATCGGCGCGAAATTCAATATCAAAGATTCTAAATTGTAAAGCGAAAGAAATAATTTTCACATCCGGAGCAACCGAGGCAAACAATGCTATTATTTTTAATGCAGTCAACACCCTAAATGTTGAACGTATAATTTCTTCACCTATAGAACATCACTCTGTATTTGATACAATAAAAAAGATTGAAAACGATAATCTGGCAGAAGTTCACTGGCTGACAATTAATGAAAAAGGAAATTTTGATTTTGATGAGCTGGAGGGACTTTTAAAAGAGGACAAAAAGACTTTCGTTAGTCTTATGCATGTAAACAACGAAATCGGCAATATTACCGACATAGAAAAAGTGGGGAATTTATGCCGAAACTATAATGCAGTTTTCCACTCTGATACTGTTCAGGGCATAACTCACCTCAACTATGATCTTGAAAAGCTCCCTGTTGACTTCATCTGCGCCAGTGCACATAAGTATGGAGGACCAAAAGGGGTAGGTTTAATATTCAAACGTGATGGTGTAAAATTTTCGAAACAAATTTACGGAGGCGAACAGGAAAGAGACTTTAGAGCAGGTACCGAAAATATTCACGGAATTATTGCCATGCAAAAAGCTATAGAAATTGCCTTTAGCGAAAAAGAAAAGATTAACAATCATATTAGCAATCTAAAAAAACACCTGATAACATCGCTAAAAAAAGAAATTCAGGGCATTAAATTTAATGGCCTGTCGGACAATCCTGAAGAAAGCATTCCAACTATTTTGAATATAAAATTACCTCTTTCAAAACCGGGCAAGATGATTGTTTTTCAATTTGATTTAAAAGGAGTTGCCATTTCTGAGGGAAGTGCCTGCTCTTCGGGCGGAAGTTTAGGTTCGCACGTACTCAGGGAATTGCACAGCGACCCGGCAAACCCGGGAAGCAACATCAGAATCTCCTTTGGACCTGAAAACACACTTGAGGAGGTAGACTTATTTACAAAAATTCTCAAAGAAATTATCTCAACATCAAAATAATCCACATCTATGATAAATAACAAGAAATACATACTGGTCTTCCTTCTTGGAGCATTAACATTTTGGGCCTATAACAAGTTTGCCTTCCCAAAAGTAGAGCAAAAAATAAGACCCCAAATTTCAACAACTGGAATAATAGGAGCAATGGATGAAGAAGTAAACATCCTAAAAGATTCGATGCAGGTAGATACTGTTATCCAAAAAGCCGGGATGGACTTTTATAAAGGAAAAATAAACTCTAAACAGATTATTGTAGTAAAAAGCGGTATAGGTAAGGTTAATGCGGCAATAGCTACTCAACTACTTATTGATAATTTTAGCGTAAGCAACATTATAAATACGGGGGTAGCAGGAGGATTAAATGACACGCTAAATATTGCTGACATTGTAATAGCCAAATCACTGCGTTACCACGATTTTGATGTAAGCAGTTTTGGATATAAAATCGGAAAAATTCCAAGGATGGACACCTCTGTATTTTACTCCGATAGAATGATGATGGCTAATATTCTTAAAAACGGAAGAGGCTTAAAATATAGAATTGGCTATGGAGACATTTCTTCCGGCGATCAGTTCATTGCAAACGAAATACAAAAGAATGAAATAGTAAATTTATTCAACTCCGATGCAGTAGAAATGGAATCAGCGGCGATAGCACATGTGTGCTACCTCAACAATATCCCTTTTGTAATAGTTAGATCTATATCCGATAAAGCTAATGGCGAGGCACCTGCCAACTACAGTAAGTTTGAAAATGAAGCCGCAATAAAGTCAGCCACGCTTATTTTGAAGTCGATTAATTAAGCTTTAATTTAACGACAAAAAAAACTCGAAGCACTATCACTTCGAGTTTTTTTATTAATATTTTTTACATCCTACAATTTGCCAAGCTTCATTTTGGCATCATGCAACTCTCTGTTAAGCTTAGTAAACCTTTCGAGATTATTTTTCTTATGTGCATCAAATTCTTTTTCAAGATCTTCGAACTTATCTTTAGCTTCTCTGGTAATTTGATAGCTTTGTTTGTAAAGGAAGAAAAATACTCCGACTAATATCAATAATACGATCGCAGTCACATACATAATAGTCGC
Proteins encoded:
- a CDS encoding RNA pseudouridine synthase; translated protein: MHRSHKKNLQVIYEDNHIVVVNKRPGDIVQGDKTGDKPLSDVVKEYIKDKYDKPGKVYLGVVHRIDRVTSGAVIFARTDKALTRLNKMLQNHEIKKTYWAIVDKRHLNKEGELIHYLVRNPKQNKSYANDKAVPNSKEAILHYKIERELDKYQLLEINLKTGRHHQIRCQLSKIGFPIKGDVKYGFKRANKDLSVHLHARQIEFIHPVKKEIISLIAATPQDPVWDACIK
- a CDS encoding PhoH family protein, whose product is MPMTPLRSKTAIEPHKIFVLDTSVIIFDHDSILNFEENDVAIPITVLEELDEFKKGRDTKNYAAREFIRFLDKIADTHSLQEWIDIPGEDKGAFKIIMNGNKSSVDANEVYAEEKMDHRILNAALSLQEQEPEKKVILVSKDINLRLKAKALNLHAEDYETGKVHEVDKLLHGVQKVVDVTHDQIVVLHSKKYVEEDLFPEIETPLANGYYIFQSPESSALAYFNPFTKKYEKVDKKMCYGIKPHNAEQTFALHALLKDEVKLVALQGVAGTGKTLLALAGALEQRRNFKQVYLARPIVPLSNKDIGFLPGDIKSKINPYMEPLWDNLKVIKNQYGEHDKEFKQISNMLETEKLVIAPLAYIRGRSLAEVIFIVDEAQNLTPHEIKTIITRAGENAKFIFTGDVKQIDTPYLDDKSNGLSYLVDKLSGNELFAHVELIKGERSALANLANDLL
- a CDS encoding PspC domain-containing protein, yielding MILGVCDWLGSKFNVDPLIFRIIFAVLVLAYGTGVVLYLILWVVKAITK
- a CDS encoding glycogen debranching protein — translated: MRKIVYVLGLIGMFTSCEIDSNEVLYQSDDYTVGKDFVHQGEFEAEAISDIEIRSDYQVLSKVGIDTSMTWKLKRDISKFPQFSSDSRLLNALYNMALEESENLVTSDGYFDTGAKWGGVWTRDLSYASMLSLSVTHPEVVKKGLLKKVDDNRIIQDTGTGGAWPVSTDRMIWAPAAWHLYKITGDREWLNQIYIIIKNSLDDDIKVAFTKDGLTKGESSFIDWREQSYPRWMQPVDIYNSENLGTIAVHYRALMVLSEISHLLGEDAGEYEVLARNIKKALNDQFWIESKGYYGNFLYGRNYLSLSPKAEALGASHMVRFGIASDERAKKMIESFPVVKWGTPVFYPQIPNIHPYHNNGIWPFVQGYWNLAAKKVHNEKAVEFGMASLFRSAGLFLTNYENYVAETGDWEQTDVEAMNSHNMLWSVAAQLSNYYKILFGIEYNANSISFDPLIPSAYGGNLELKNYKYRNSILNIKISGFGNKIASFRIDGEEQDPYVDATLEGEHNIEIVMNGQLNQNSKINLVENKFSPETPVLKVEGDILKWEATENAISYQIYRNGVLKIQTDDTQYNRLVDGAFESYQVKAIDKIGNESFLSEPVEFENSFSVTIPVGKFEKTSAKDVESLVLTQIENNQIYTEFNVLKEGKYFVTFEYANGSGPINTENKCALRSLYLNDEYIAAVVMPQRGEDNWSEFGWSNVIEVNLEKGNNRIKLQYDDFNQNMNREINKALLKSAKIVLAE
- a CDS encoding cysteine desulfurase family protein; this translates as MIYLDNASTTKLNNKVLNTMTKALEEIYGNPSSTHSLGRKAKVAVESARNSISKILNCKAKEIIFTSGATEANNAIIFNAVNTLNVERIISSPIEHHSVFDTIKKIENDNLAEVHWLTINEKGNFDFDELEGLLKEDKKTFVSLMHVNNEIGNITDIEKVGNLCRNYNAVFHSDTVQGITHLNYDLEKLPVDFICASAHKYGGPKGVGLIFKRDGVKFSKQIYGGEQERDFRAGTENIHGIIAMQKAIEIAFSEKEKINNHISNLKKHLITSLKKEIQGIKFNGLSDNPEESIPTILNIKLPLSKPGKMIVFQFDLKGVAISEGSACSSGGSLGSHVLRELHSDPANPGSNIRISFGPENTLEEVDLFTKILKEIISTSK
- a CDS encoding 5'-methylthioadenosine/adenosylhomocysteine nucleosidase; its protein translation is MINNKKYILVFLLGALTFWAYNKFAFPKVEQKIRPQISTTGIIGAMDEEVNILKDSMQVDTVIQKAGMDFYKGKINSKQIIVVKSGIGKVNAAIATQLLIDNFSVSNIINTGVAGGLNDTLNIADIVIAKSLRYHDFDVSSFGYKIGKIPRMDTSVFYSDRMMMANILKNGRGLKYRIGYGDISSGDQFIANEIQKNEIVNLFNSDAVEMESAAIAHVCYLNNIPFVIVRSISDKANGEAPANYSKFENEAAIKSATLILKSIN